The genomic region TTTTCTTTAAGGAATCCATATTAAATATTAAATTTAATTAAATCATCCATTTCCAATCCCCGGTGATAAAAACCGGGGGAGGAAGAATTTAAAATCAAATTAGCCAACCTTTTAAACGTTTAGCAATATGAGGACGACGCAATTTCCGCATGGCTTTACTTTGAATTTGACGCACGCGCTCACGAGAAAGATTAAACATATTTCCTACTTCTTCTAGGGTGCAAGGTTCACTAGTTGTTAATCCATAACGCAGGGAAATCACGTCCTTTTCCCTAGGGGTAAGTACATCACCTAAAACCTCCCATATCTCCTGACGCATCATGTTTTCATTCATTTTAGCTTCTGGAGATTGGTTGTCCTCATCTTCTAATAGGTCCATTAATTCCGTATCTTCCTCCTTACCCACACGATGGTTTAAAGAAAGTGCTTGACGACGCAATTGTTGTAACTGACGAAGTTGTTGAACAGTCATTTCCAAGAATTCCGCCATTTCTACTTCTGTTGGGTTACGCGCAAATTTCTGTTTCAGTTCTCTTTGAGCTTTTTTCAGCTTGTTGAGTTTTTCTACAATGTGAATTGGTAGTCTAATAGTTCTAGCATCATTAGCTATTGCCCGTGTAATTGCTTGCCTAATCCACCAATAAGCATAAGTTGAAAATTTATATCCCTTATCGGGGTCAAACTTCTCTGTGGCACGATTTAGCCCCATTGCTCCTTCTTGAATTAAATCTAGAAAGGGCACTCCCCGATTTAAATATCGTTTAGCAATAGATACTACCAATCTCAGATTAGAGCGAATCATTTTCCGCTTTGCCACTCTTCCCTGATACAGTCGGCTTTCTAATTGTTTCTCATTCAGATCAAACTTGCTTGCTACTTCACTTTTACTGGCACTGTGACCTAATTGCTCTTCTAAAGCAGCTTGTAAATCCTTAACTTCTTCTAAGAATCTTACTCGACGTGCTAACTCCACTTCCTCATCAGGTTTGAGTAGGGGGTAACGGGCCATTTCCTTAAAAAATGCTCCCACAGCATCATCATGTTCGGTCTTATTATATCCCGAGGGACGAGCTGCACCCATTTCATCCCCATCTCGTTCATCTGATTCCAAACTCTCCAAAATTGAGGAGTCTTCAAATACTACCGCTTCTAAATTATCCAGATTATCCAGTGATGGTTCTTCCTGTTCCACAGCGTTATCCAGTATTTCCATTCTTCCCAATTCAGCAAGATTCATGGGTTCCTTTCGGGATAGTTGCTTTGTTTGGTACATAATTAGTTGACGGTTGCTCATTTGATAATAGTTATTTTTCTGTCAGTATTCAGCTGACGGTGGTCAGCTATTTTCCCTGCTTGGAGCTAATAATTCTGATCGGATCATTCATTTAGGCATTTAATAATAATTCTCACTCCTAATCGCTAATTTTTACTCCTGAACTCTTATTTGTTTCCTATTTATATCCATAGCAACTCTCAATGATTGACGAAACTTTTATGTTCTTGCTCCCTAACCCCTTATTTTTATTCGTTAACAAGTGATAAGCTGATATGAGATTGCTATAATTTCGACTTGTATTGTTTCAATACTCAAACAAACATGGTTACGCTAAAGAATTACTCATAAATTAATCATATCCTTATCTTCTTGATTCCGGGCAAAATGTGTCAAACCCCCTGGGAGATAATCAACGTTAACAGAAATAGGAATGCCATCTACAATACTTATAGGTTGAATTTTCATGTAGTTTCATCTGGTTTCATAAGTTTAGTGTGGTTTTTTAGGATTTACATGCAGTCAATTTAAGTCTACTAAATAATCCAAATTACAGAAATCATGACTTCCAATCCGGACAATATTCATTGACCAAAGCATGTCACATAAAAAAAACCTGCATATCTATCAAGAGGTGGAAAAACCATACTACCTATTGGGTAAATAAAAGATAAACAAAAAGTAAATAAAAAGTAGAGCAAAAACAACAAAACCGAAGATTTAATATTTAATATACTCATTTTTATGTAGTTAGGATTCAATCTTTATTGAACATGATATTGAGTCTGGGGTAGAAATTAATTCTGTGATTCAACCGTATATGATTGAGATTATCAAGTATTATGAGTGAAAAAGGTATTGCCAAATACTGTTTACCTGTAGTAAACTAGAAGAAGGTATGTAGGTATTCCCAGGGGTTTTACCCTGAGATGATCCGATTCGATATCTATTGAAAAAGCCGAAAATTATGTATATTCAGCAATCTCGGGCATTAACTTTATTTTCTTTTGTGGCGGATGAACCAAAGGAAGCATACAAAACTACAACAAACCCTTACCCTTGGATTGAGGTGTTGGTGGATATGCCAAAAATTTCACAACCTGCTAGAAACAAAAATCCGCAAAATAAATTATCCCCTAATACACTAGAGGAAAACCAGATAGTGACAGATACAATCTTAGAACAAGATAT from Cylindrospermopsis curvispora GIHE-G1 harbors:
- a CDS encoding RpoD/SigA family RNA polymerase sigma factor, translated to MYQTKQLSRKEPMNLAELGRMEILDNAVEQEEPSLDNLDNLEAVVFEDSSILESLESDERDGDEMGAARPSGYNKTEHDDAVGAFFKEMARYPLLKPDEEVELARRVRFLEEVKDLQAALEEQLGHSASKSEVASKFDLNEKQLESRLYQGRVAKRKMIRSNLRLVVSIAKRYLNRGVPFLDLIQEGAMGLNRATEKFDPDKGYKFSTYAYWWIRQAITRAIANDARTIRLPIHIVEKLNKLKKAQRELKQKFARNPTEVEMAEFLEMTVQQLRQLQQLRRQALSLNHRVGKEEDTELMDLLEDEDNQSPEAKMNENMMRQEIWEVLGDVLTPREKDVISLRYGLTTSEPCTLEEVGNMFNLSRERVRQIQSKAMRKLRRPHIAKRLKGWLI